The Candidatus Omnitrophota bacterium DNA segment GCCTGGGATGGCCAGGGGTGCTAGGTAGTATAGCAAGGGGCTTTGATACAAGGCAAGGGGCAATGCTCGATTGACTCCGCTGGGGCGCATAGATATAATGTCCGGATTATGAAAAAGAACCTGAAGACCATATCTATCTTGAAAAGAAAGCGAAGCCACGGATTCCGGCTGCGGATGGCGAGTCGCGGAGGCCGTTTGGTTTTGGCGTCGCGCCGTCGCAAAGGGAGAGCGCGCCTGGGTGTATGACCGGCAAGAGGCCTTCTCGCCGTGGCTCAAGACGTCGCGCTCGAACTCGCTTGGGGGCGGAGGTGTCGCGGATTTTGCGCGAAGGCGAGCGATTCGAGAGTCCTACCTTGACCTTA contains these protein-coding regions:
- the rpmH gene encoding 50S ribosomal protein L34, translating into MKKNLKTISILKRKRSHGFRLRMASRGGRLVLASRRRKGRARLGV